In Vanacampus margaritifer isolate UIUO_Vmar chromosome 9, RoL_Vmar_1.0, whole genome shotgun sequence, the following proteins share a genomic window:
- the twist1b gene encoding twist-related protein 1b encodes MSEENLGEESSSSPVSPVDSLSNSEGEADTQPKRSARKRRPSRKLAAADDSDSPTAAGGKRGKKSSSSGSPQSLEELQSQRVMANVRERQRTQSLNEAFAALRKIIPTLPSDKLSKIQTLKLAARYIDFLYQVLQSDELDAKMSSCSYVAHERLSYAFSVWRMEGAWSMSTSH; translated from the coding sequence ATGTCCGAGGAAAATTTGGGGGAAGAGTCGAGCAGCTCCCCGGTCTCCCCTGTGGACAGCCTGAGCAATAGCGAGGGGGAGGCGGACACGCAGCCCAAAAGAAGCGCGAGGAAGCGGAGGCCCAGCAGGAAACTCGCCGCCGCTGACGACTCGGACAGCCCGACCGCGGCGGGGGGCAAGCGGGGCAAAAAGTCCAGCAGCAGCGGCAGCCCGCAGTCGCTCGAGGAGCTCCAGAGCCAGCGAGTCATGGCCAACGTGCGGGAGCGGCAGAGGACTCAGTCGCTCAACGAGGCGTTCGCGGCCCTGCGCAAGATCATCCCCACGCTGCCCTCCGACAAGCTGAGCAAAATACAGACGCTCAAACTGGCCGCCAGGTACATCGACTTCCTGTACCAGGTGCTGCAGAGCGACGAGCTGGACGCCAAGATGTCCAGCTGCAGCTATGTGGCCCACGAAAGGCTCAGCTATGCCTTCTCCGTGTGGAGGATGGAGGGCGCCTGGTCCATGTCCACATCTCACTAG